The sequence TCCAGGGGTCCTTGGATGGCAGGAGGTGGCGGGGGTGATCGCCGACTAAGGAGGAGGAGATCTTCCACTACTTGCAGTAGAGGTGGGGCTCGGAGGGGGTGGAGATCTTCCGCCTTGGAGATGGAGCTTTGGGTAGAGTCGTAGAGAGGAAGGTGAAATGGGGAAACGAAAATAAGAAGGAACAGTGGTCCCAGACATGAAAACAAGAATTataaactatttaaaatgaCTCCCAGACTCCtagtaaacaaaaaaaaaaaaaactgtggaCATCAAATTATAAACAGATTAAATGGTAAAACAGGTCAGACATGTAAAACTCGTATCCGATCCAAttaataaacaagttaaacgGATCAACCTGTTTATgatccgaacctgtttaggccaaatccaAATCTATTTATGGTGGGTCAAATATGGCTCGGTTTGGCGGTTCGGGTTATATTTTGCCACTCCTACTTTTTAGAAAGGAAGGAGGAATACTGTATGCTACTGTGCTAGCCGTCCTAGGTCCGAACCGCTACCAAACTTTGGTAGGGTTACCGGATGAACGACGTTAAGCTGCGCCCGCACCGCTTCTTTAGGCTAAACCACGGCCGTATAAGCTCGCCGCCAGCCCAACTGCATTGTTGAACCGAACCGAACCGAACCCACGGAACCGCGCCACGTTGGGaaggtagaaagcccaatcgttcttttttttttttttggtaaatgcggcaatttatatagctctaacttgagtacatcctgccaaatcacGAGAAAGCAAAGAGTACAAAGAAGAAGGAATATCTCCTATAGATGTCCATAGAAAATCTCCGGAGTGCCGGGCGACGAAAGatgcgacccagtctgctgctcTGTTCGCCTCCCAAAACACATGTGCTGCCTGCAGACCACCCATCTCCTGAACCAGCCTGCGAGAGTCTCTGATGAGAGGATGGCCATCACCATACCTGTCCACGCCTcggatccagtcaatcaccacCGCAGAGTCCCCCTCGAGATACACCCTCTCAGCTCCGAGGGACTTCCTCGCATCTAACAACCCCTCCCATGCAGCCCGAAGCTCTGCTCCTACAACAGTAATCCCCGGCGTGCGCCGACCCCCGGCTGCTACCAGCCTACCAGAAGAATCTCTGATCACGAATCCAACACCACCAGATGCACTATCCATCGACATactaccatcgaagttcactttgagatgaccaaggggtgggggtactCAAGAAACATATGCGAACCTGGGCGCTACAACAGCGGAGAGagtgccccagatgtccctggccatcTCAGTAGAGAACAACGTGGTAACTGCAGTAGCCTCCCTAGCCTGCGCTACAGCTCTATCCGCCACCATCCTCGGCGACAACCTCCTACTCTCAAATATGCcggcattcctgtccaaccaaatatgatagGCCAGGTATGCCCTGAGGATCCCCCTCCCAAAATCTGGGGCTCCGCATAGAAACTCTCAGCAGATGGATCAAATCCTGTCGACTCCATCACCTGGGGTAAGGGTAGCCCAATCGTTCTTCAAGCACACCACAAAACACGAGATAGTCCCTTCGGACAGATCAAAACACGCCACGCTCGATCACCCGATGGTACTGCCGTTACGTGTCAAGGTTTGCATCTCGTTCATGGTGTCACGGCGTTCTTCGTGGTTCAGCTGATTGATGCACCCACTCCCCCTCCTGCCGCTAGAGTGCTTCCTGGCTTCCTGCTTTTTGACTCCAGGTCGCCGATAGCATCGCCCTGCCTGCGAATTTGTGAAAgggagacaaagaagaagaagaaggaggaggatggGCAACGCCGAGAGCTCTTCCGAGTTTCCTTCTCGTGAGCCTGGCGAAAGCCGCCAGAGTCGGAACAAGAAATCGGATGAGGGAGAAGAGCAGCAGTCCTCGGCAGCGGGCACGGCGCTGAAGGTGGGTGCGGCGGTGGCAGCTGGCACCGCCCTCTTGGCGCTGGGAGCGTGGAGCgcctcgtcgtcgtcgtcgtcgtcgtcttcGGGCTCCGGTGATCGCCGTGACATAACGATGGAGAGGTTAGACACCGGAGGCAGCCGCTGTGACAGTGGTCATACTCATCTCCAAGGTTCTTCCCGATGTCCTGCCGAGCCGAGTCCCTTTTCCTATCACCTGGGTAGGTCACTATTTCACGAGGGCTTACATCATGACCTGCTGCAGTTTCACTTCACCTAACAGAACTCGATGGCTGTTGCAGGAGATGGTAATCGGAATCTTTCCTCGAGAATGATAAAAATCATGAGTTATAATATCTGGTTTCGTGAAGATGCGCAAGTCCATGGCAGGATGCAAGCAATTGGCCGCCTTGTACAGCAGCACTGCCCGGATCTGATTTTCTTTCAGGCATGACACTTTTTGCCATCAAAAAATTTCTTCTCCAAACGCTTACTGTGAATAGAAGTAATAAGTTCCATCTTGCAGGAGGTCACACCAACTATCTATGGAATCTTCCAAAGCTTTGAATGGTGGAAAGATTATAATTGTTCAGTTCCACCGGAAAGGGCAACTAGAAAATATTTCTGCATGATGGTACGTACTATCCTATTCAGCTCTTCCTTCTCATATCCATTAAGTTGGCGTACCATCAAAGACTCGTTCTTTTCATTACATATTAAAATCTATTATTTTACGTAAAATTCTTTTGCTATTTTAGTTGTCAAGGTTGTAGGTTTATTCCCAAATttgaattgcattttctttgctCGAGttgaaaataaaagaataagagAAGAAAATTATATTTCTGTCTTTGATTTTACAATGTACAAGAGCAGCCTTTATATAGATTAGGAAGCTGGCAAAATTTGGTAAGGCCGACTAAGTTTgatacaatcaatcacaaatcaattaATGTGAAATTTGGTAAGGCCGACCAAGTTTGGCACAATGTCCTACAATAATTCTAGCAGCTCGCATGACCTTCCATAGGAAAATAGAGTATATTTGTTTGTTTGGTTGCTTTCGAGTTGAAACAGCAATCTATGTATATGTACCTCTCTTCCTTATTACTAGCTTGATGAGTGCTGGAACTGTGTTTCCTGATTTTGATTCCACTTGGTGTCTGGAAAAAGTAGAGGAGGGGTTTTATGTGTATTGTGCATGCATGAACATTATTTCGTTCTGCATGCTGtgcactcaaaaagtgcagaatGCCTTCCTGATCTCATATTTGGTATCGATATCGATTGGTTTTTAATAGAGAATAGCTTGCCAATCTAACATTTTGCTCCCCTTTCTTTTCCCCTGTAACACAATTATGAATGTCGGGATGGTTCTCATATTTGTTCAACAAATTGACACATCTTCCCTGTATTTGATGGTCATGGCAAATTTATCCATGTTGGGGCTTTAGGAATTAAAATTTAACAGACTGGGAAAATAATCGTCTGACCATTGTAAGGGTTTCCcctaagagaaagaagagacttTTAAGTTCAGAAGCCAAAGAAACCCTCTTTATCTAGATTTACCACTTAGAACGGGCATACAATTAATCAAATAACATGCAGTTAAGACAGCTTCTTTTTTACCGGTATTAGGTACCTTCATCTTGGTGAGAAGAGCACGGGTATGATTTCATAAGTTATTTATCTTTCATAAGGTTTTAATGGTTGTAGCAAGCTATTCCACCAATGGCTTATATGCTCCCTCGTGGTCTACATCAGTGCGCTTGACACACAATTATGGATAATTCCctattattgttattgttattattatttttttacttttttctgcTTTGACACTGAGAATAATGTTTAGTGGCAACCTGTTTGCAGTTGAGCAAGTTGCCTGTAAAAAAATTCCAATGCGTGCCCTTTGAGAACTCCACAATGGGAAGAGAACTCTGTTTAGCTTATATAGATGTGGGGATGGGCAATAAACTGATTGCTGCAACCACCCACCTTGAGAGCCCCACTCCTCCGGAAATGAACAGTGCAGAACGTGTGGCTCAGGCTAAAGAGGCTATCAACCTTCTCAACCATTCTTCAAATGTTGTGTTTGGTGGTGACATGAACTGGGATGAGGGCTCAGATGGGTCTTTTCCTCAATTTGATGGGTGGGCTGATGCCTGGACAGATCTTAGACCTGGCGAAAATGGATGGACTTATGATACCAAGTCCAACCCAATGCTGAAAGGTAACTTCCCGTTGCAGAAGAGATTGGACCGGTTTGTATGCAAATTAGCAGATTTCAGATTGATCGATATAAGTATGATTGGAATGGAGGCGATACCAGGGCTTTTGTACTACAAGAAGAGTAAGGTGCTTCCTGTTTTGCCCAGTGATCATTATGCATTGCTTTTGACCATGCGCCTGGTGTAATAATGGTGGAAAGAACAATGGTAAGTTTCAGAGGATTTGAAGATTCTTGAATATAAAGCAGGGTCGTGGTGGATATCCTTGTATCTATGGCTTGTGTTAGTATCTGAGATAGAATGAGTGCATGGTATCTTGTTTTGGGTGAGTAGAATGGTACTAGAGTAACATGATGGTTGGAACGCATTGTATAAACTGCTGATTATCTTGTCCTGTTACTATTCTATATCCATAAATGACTTCTGTAATGGTGGTTTGCTTTCTCTTGTTCGCGGCTGACTACTTTCTCCTATCTTCAGAAGTTCAGTGGTTGTCGGTAAGGTGTTACCACCGCCATTGAGATGCATTGTAGTTTTATTAATGCGTGTCATTTAAAAATTGTCATATAACTTGATAAATGCCTTTGCTTTTGGAAGCAGTTGGAAATCTTTTAAGATAATGGCCAATCATAATGGCAAACTCTTTATAAGCTGTGATGTTTGcagaaaaaggaggaagagaggctaAGCAACAAATTTCTCTCTGCAATTTGGTTGTTGAAGAAATTTCAGAAAGGAATTTATTGATCAAATGTTTTGTTTCAGAAAAAATATGAGAGTTTGACAGAAAACATGGGAGATTTTACTTCACTGCAGTTTTCAGACTTCATTAAACTTCAATGTCTTCAGAGTTTCACAAAAGCCACCACGTTGCTGCCATGCCCGCCATTATTGCCAGAACTACCTCAATCGGCATGATGAGAGATTGAGGGTGGTAACTGCTGAAATCATCATCATTTGATATAGGGAGATCAGAAATACATGATTTACAAACCTATGGTAGCAAGGAAAATCcactttatctttattttgctaaagattagttttttcttttctttaaatttttttacagAGATGATCCTTTTTGGAATTCACCATTCTACCAGTGCAAACCAGACTACGGTTGCAGTCATTAAATTTTTGCATCCATTCGACAGTACGGCCTAATAGTCCAGCAAAGTATAAGATGAATCCTTTTTGCAAAAATTTCAAAGTGACTTCTTTTTGCAGAACTACAAAATAAAAGTAAGACCTTTCCTTCAAAAtaccaaaaatttaaaacattTCAAATATATTGTCCTCTCTAGTGTTTATTACAGCTGTAATTGGGTCATTTTGCATTGTGGGGTTATTTAGCTGTGTCTTGCGTATGTTtgaaaaaactatttttgtAATTCTTTCAATATAGAATATATTGCTCTAGTCTAGTTAGAGGAACAGAAACACAAGGAGACATGGCAATGAGGATCGCTGATGGAACTTAATCGAATGCCATCAAGCAATTTAAGAATTCCAGTTTCACAATGCGAAGAGCTAGAAACTtcatgctttttcttttttattaagaaGTTATGTACGCGCTGCGCCCCTTAGGTTGGAGCGCTTTGCTTGACCTGATAGTTGCGCCAAGGGCTGGTGGTGCCTTGAGCAGCTCTGAGTTCCGTTTGTTAGGACTTGATGGTAGGTTATACAGCAGGCTAGAGACTTATGTTGTGCGCTGCCAACAACTGCGATTAATTCTTGGCTTTCACTAGTAGGGCGAAACAACTGGACCATCGAGCATTTGCTTTGTAAGACTACTGGAAAAGTGACACCATCACGTCTCAGGGTCGTATGCCTGGAACAAGAATGTTCATCGTATAATTACGGCGATTACAAAAAAAGGGCCCAATAATTTATTCAACCCCATGAAGAATTCTGTTACAATTGGTTATATGCATTTCTTGTAAGGCTCTGGCCTGAAGGGCGTAGGCGCACATGTTTTACAGGTGagacagagaaaaaaaaaagaaagaaaggaagaaaactcACGACACTGACACATGAGCttaatataatgttatatttTTTTGGATGTTTGGAATATGATACTGGTTGTATGAAATTTTGAAAAGATtataatgttatattatatgCATTTGGCGTGAATGAGATTTAATAAATTGATAGTTAAGGAAGAGGTGTTTGGACTAGCCATATTAAGTAATGAATAGCCATGCCATGGGCAGGAACATGGCATTATGGATAGCACTGCCATGAGCAAAAATGTGGCATTGTGGATAGCCAGTCATGGAAAAATATGGTATTATGGATAGCCCCGCCACAAGCAGGAATGTAGCATTGTGGATAGCCCTGCCAGAGGCAAGAACGTAGCATTATGGATAGCCTTGCCATTGTCATAAACATGGAACTTGAGCTTCTCAAGCATGGCCTCTGTGATTAGTCCAAAATCGAAAGATAACTATTAATAGATCTAAATCCTATTAATGAGAAATGAATGATAAGACATATGAAACCACTATTGAGTTAAAAGGTTTTACTTGATGATATATGTGGTATATCACTTTTGCGTAAGATGAATATTTTTTAGTAGATGATGCATGTTTTTGCATATATTGGTCGATTTTAATTGAGCTATACTGGATGTTTGATATGATAATTCATAATCTATGTTTTTGCCCTGAAGTTGTTCATTTGCtatttcaaattatattatattggtaTGGATGTATGTGGACTTTTACTAGGCTATAAAGCTCACAccacctcttctttttttttctttcagagtTGCAAAATGCTTAATATTTAGTTGTGGTTGAGAACTTGATAAGAGGATGAATAGTTAGAAGTTTCTGATACCAATCCAAAGCCTCTGGAATTTGTAATTGGATAACTCATATCACTTGTAAGTAATGGATTATTTTATCATGTTATAAAGTGAGAATGATATATATCTAATAATATTGAGGTTATGATGAATTTACAGcccttgcatattttcttgggcTTTACCCTAGAGAGTGTACGACATTGTTATATAGCCAACCCGAGTAATGGGCTCGAAGCATGACATTTCTCATAATTTCTTATGAGACAGATAAGCTCCAACTAGATATTGCTATCATCTATGACTATGATCTCTAACCAATTGCCTTCAAACTTATTACTAAAAGCACCCTTCTGAGACATACATTTAATCGTATTCAGGAAGCTTGGTTATTACAGTTACTGCTCTCCAACATGGCAAATTTGGTTTAACCTTGATTCTTTAACCAGTGGCATTTACAAGTTGAGACTATCAATTGGGGCATCAAACCATTCTCATCTTGAGGTTAATAACATATCAGCTCTCTCTTAATGGCATTGACTGTTTCAACTAACATAAACATCGTTAGCTCAGAACCGAGTTAACGACCCTGATGCTAGCCACCAGTGTTTGAAGCATATGATTTGGGTGTGGATAGCACCATTGCTCCCTTGTTGGCCAAAGGAGATAGCATGTTATATTTCAGACAGGCCACGTCTCAATCAGTTCCTTGGGCTATTCTATGATTACTTGAGGCTTGAAGGTCCGGCAATCTCTGAACATTCTCAGTGGTCCTGAGACTGGAGTTCTGTAATGGACTTTTTCCCACCTTGTTCtcaatcatcaaaataaactcTCTTGATAGTGACAGCAACAGAGTAATGCATATGTTTATTTAGAGGGGAAAAAAGCCAGAGTAATCTATAGGTCATTGGTGTTCCGCAAATATCTATTAATGTTGTAATTGTTTCAACCAGTGCATTATCATACTTGGAGAATTTCGAATAACATTGTTAAATTTGACTGCACAGCTTCTCATCAGTTAtcactcattttctttttcctacaGAGTAAAATTTCTATCAACATTCCTTCTTACTGATTCCTTCTTCTGAGAACAACCAAATGTAATACCCTATTGGAGGTCTGAATAAATTAGCATGCTCTCAGATTATGACAGCAGTTACTTCGACAACCATGAACCATCCAACTCTGCAAGCATGATGAGATTTGCTTAGCAGGATCCCACCAAATACTAATCACCAAAATTACTGTACTCATGTATTACAGTGAAATAGCTGTTGGTCCTTAGTTGCAGAATTAATGCTGTTCACTGTATCAAATGTTTGGATTGAAAAAATCAGCCTGCCAACTTTTCAGCAGATGGTTGAACAAGGTTTCATGCTTTTCTCCATGCAGGTTGCTgtgctattttttttctttcaaagtgATGATAGAGACAGTACAACCTTCACATTCATTGGAAACAGATTCAATTCCATTTCCTCAAAATGAGGCATCTGGCAAGAAAcaaacaagcacatgcacatgaaCACACTTCAAACTAGTTTCTGAGTGATTTCCTGTCTGGCTTCCTATTCTTTTCCCTCAAAAACTAAATGAAAggtaaaaataaatacaaaaaaataaaaaaaatattaaaagagtaaataatATTACAAAAATGAATAACGAGGAAGAGGTATAAAAAATCATGAGCTTTTACCAAATTGATGAAAAGAATGAACACAGTTGGACTCTTCTGGAAAATTTGTCAGACTCCTATTCTTCTTTGTTGCTGTCATCATGTAACCACCACCATCATGCTCGTGATCATGGAAAGAATGTGGAGGCCCTGATCCCTTCTATTTCTTGGTCTGAATCTGGTACATCCCTCAGCCTTACTGGCCTGAGTAGCATTGGCTCCTGCCTTGGTGATGTTACTCTCCTGCTTGCTGCCCAAAAGCAACAAAGAAAAGGACCCACCATAATTTAGATTAGGGCCGAAGCCACGGCAGAACTTTATGCGAATGGAAAAATTTTAACTTCACAATGCATATTAAACAAGTTCCCCATCAAACATGAAAATATTCTCAAGGAAAAGCCATGAATTCAAAATTCCATTATAGTAATGCTGATGGACTCATAGTGGCATATAGTTACATGATTGTCAATCATCGAAATGTAATATTAAACCTAGCAATTATGGAGCTGAGGACAACTATGGAGACTTTGATTACATTATCTTTTCTCTCTCATACCAAGGGAATGCATTTATGCAGGAAAGAGTGGGAATTAGAATGTAAAATAAGTGAGCACTCAGAGCGGAGTGTTAAgctgtaaaaaataaaaagattttttttttaaaacaaaaaagaggGCGGAAGGTTCGGACGGTTCTCAGTTCTCACCTTCCAGGAAAGATGCAATCCCCATGACCTGAAAAATAACCACAATTTTGTCTCTCAGCAACCAAAGTACTTGTACAGccagaaaaataagaataataacAGTTATGATAATGATAATGATGGAAATAAAATGAAAAGTTTGAACAAAAATGACAGCTAAAAGCTAGAGTGAGAAATTATCAGTCCCTGAGAATGCAACTATTGGGGCAACTCATATAATGATACCTTATATGCAAAGCAAAAGACCGTTTTTAATGGCAGTGCTAGTGCCATTTGCAATTGGTAATAACAAGCAGGACCATCCCAGAATATAAGAAAGTTGGGCTGTGGGCAATTAAGCTGGCTAGATGGATAGAAAGTCCATTCAATCTGGTGGTCTACTAAAAGGAAATTGGGATAATAACTGATCAAGCTTCCCAAAAACAATCTGGTTTAGTATCAACTcagcaaaaattcaaaaaaaagaaaaatcattgcGCGTtcctattaatattttattcctACAGTAAGAGTTCGCCGTTCTACTTATTGCAGTTACGAGTCTACAACATTGTTGGTTGCGGGCATGTGGCCATCACAACAAAGATGTCACTGTTATGTCTCTGACTTGGGAATTGCACACAGCTTCTGACTGCAAACCCAGCTTACCTTTCTGATTAACAGGTCCTTCTCAGCATGTTAGTCCTTGAAATCTTCTCAATTTGCATATAAAACctctaattcttttttttttttgggtacattaGGGGGGTCAACAGGACcccaagaaaaaataaaagacagACAAAATGGAAGTAAACTAAAGGAAGCATTGCCCATGATCTAGTGAAACCAACTCCTGATGCATCAGCCAGCACAGAGTGTCTGATTTGTTGTGGCAGAGCAAGCATGGATTTGAAGTCAGTGTTTGCATTCAGACCTGCCAACAGACCAGCAGGTTGGTTTGCTTCtctaaaagcatgggaagcaaagaaaAACTGCAGAGAAGCTGAACAATGAAGAATGTCAAAAAGAAGGGGATGAATTTGAGCTTCTGAATTCAAGGGGTCTTTGCAATACTTGTTGATCCGCTGGATAACTGTTGCTGAATCTCCTTCAAGCCATATCCTTGCATAATTGAGTTGTTGAGTGGCCATTAAAATCCCTTCCCAGGCTGCTCGGAGCTCAGCTTCAGGAACTAAAGCTGCTTAAGTTTCCTTATCTCAGCTCTTAATACATAACCATCATGATCCCTGATGATAAATCCTGCCCCTGCCTCATCTTTCTTCCGTGAAGCATCAAAGTTAACTTTTACCACACCACAGGGAGGTGCAACCGACAAACCATCCTGGGACTGAGTGGTGACAATCTCACGGAGCTGCTGGCGCCCAGCTGCTGCAGATCAGTAGATCCAGCTTCTTTTAATGTCGCTTCATAAAACTCAGATGCCAGGTGTAAAACAAGATGAGTTATTTGATTAGCAGTGCACTGTTTCCCCTGAAAAACTCTGCCATTCCTTGCGTTCCAAATACACCATCCAGTATATTCGATTTTAGTTCTTTCATGGTCCAATAAAGGGAGGTCAGCACAAGTATCTATTAGATTTTGCAATGAAGTGAACTCAGGGATTGCAGAATTTTGTTTTTTAAGTTCAAAGCAAACTTGTGCTGTAAAAGGGCAGCTGGTCAAACAGTGGTTGGTATCTTCCTTGATGTTGCCACAAAGATCACAGGTTGCATTGTTCTGATACAACAATCCCCTTTCTTCCAATACCTCTTTACACGGCAGTATACCCCAACTGACACTCCGATACCTCTAATTCTTTAATGCTGCACATAAAGCCCTCATGTTGAAAAGCTTATAATTTTCTCTGGTTGGCCATGAATGGTCACTGCTAAATGATCAATACTAAGAGAGCCTTCAACATTGAATGGATGTGCAGATGGCTTTGACAGAGAAGAAGGTCTCCTAAGAGTCAAAAGATCGGTATACATAAGGATACAATGGTCAATGACAAATTGTTAATAGAAATTCTACCAACAATGCTCCCTGTTGGTAAGTTAACTTTAACCCTGTTGGTAAGTTAACTTTAAGGAACAAGTATTCCAGGCATACTCGTTCTCGCTAGAGCTAGTAAAATGCCGAAGCCGAACATGTCACATGATCACAAGGACTTATATGTGATATTAAAGAATTGGATGGTTTATGTGTACATTAAAAGTTTGAACTGTTCAGTCCAGTAGCCAACTAATGTCAATTGAAAATATGTCCTGTTTATTAGACCACTAATCAAAACCCCAAAGCATTCTCATTGTGTTCAGAAACAAGCAATAAAAACACAAAAACTCACTCTTTTGGAGGTCTATGCATATAGATTCTTACCAAAAGTCCTGACGAATAACTTCTGACAGCTGAGAGTAACAAACAAAATTTACAGCAGCATCCAGCCCATACTCCTCAGCTCGTACTCTGGTCTCACTCTGTCATCCATGACGCTCCTCCAAGCGGATCATCCTTGCCCTCAGTACCCTCTCCTTTCAAATCCACTCTTTTTTGCTACGCAGAAGGATTCCAATTCCACCAATCCATCTCCTCTCCAGACCCCATCAACACCCGCACACAGAAACAAATAGTCCTTTCCTTTACTCACTGATGATAACAACTAGAATCCTATGTCATTCAAACTAATGCACTACAGCATAACGTTATAATATAGACTATGGACACCTCGAGTAAAGAGTCGGCAAACACACTGGGGTTGGTATGGAAGTACGGGCAAGGAGTCGGCAAACTTACCGGGGTCGGTGGTGGTGACCATGGCCACCCCCTGGAAGTAGCAGGACCCGGCCACCTTCCCCTCCTCCTGGTAGTAACTATCAAATGCATATGATGCGTGGCTCCTCACATTGTTGGGCTCGTAGCAGCTCTCCCCGGGCTGTATCTCCGAGCAATTCGCCCGCCCCGGCCCGCACGCCCAGTCCAGCGCCGCCTGCAGCGCCTTCCCGTCGGCCCCCTCCGCCGCCACGCAGTACGTCCTGCTTGTCGTGTCGTCCGCCAAGAGCCCGCCGCTACCCGCCAAATGAAGTAAGTACACCGGCGTCCCGTTCCCGTAGAAAAGCCCCCAATTCCCCTCCGACACAGGCCCCGGCTTCAAATCCTCGTTGAACAGCTCGTAAATGTAGACGCTCGATGTGATCTCTGGGTGCAGCGGCGTTCCGGAGCGGTCGAGGATGTGCTTGATGAGATTGGAGTTGTAGGTGTCCGCATCGTCCTTGGTGGCGAAGGGCTCGTCCTTGCGGGAGCCATTGGAGGGCCAGCCGGTCTCGGTGATGAGGACGGGGACATCGGTGACGTCGAGGTTTTTCATGGAGAAGTAGGCGGCGTCGATCATGGCGTCGAAGACGTTGGTGTAGTGAAGGAGGGTGTTGGGATCCACCTCCTCGAGCGACGGTGGGAGGGGTTTAAAGAGAGCATTGTCGAGGGGGATCGCGCCGCGGCTCTGCATCAAGGCGTAGTAGGGGTAGAGGTTGAGCATGAGAGGGGAATCTGTGTCGGAGAGGAattggaggagggggag is a genomic window of Phoenix dactylifera cultivar Barhee BC4 chromosome 4, palm_55x_up_171113_PBpolish2nd_filt_p, whole genome shotgun sequence containing:
- the LOC103707195 gene encoding glucan endo-1,3-beta-glucosidase 1-like, whose translation is MGMTPVLSIFLFLLLSLSLSSLLAAAANQSKDEETPFVGVNIGTDVSNLFTPEDLVAFLKSQQITHIRLYDADPAILAALAGTGIRVVLCVPNNQLLALGSSNATAVAWVARHVLPFHPSTLISAVAVGDEVPASLPSALPLLLPALRSLSSALSSSSDPPIKLSTPLPFSIILDPFPPSQAFFNQTLASSFLLPLLQFLSDTDSPLMLNLYPYYALMQSRGAIPLDNALFKPLPPSLEEVDPNTLLHYTNVFDAMIDAAYFSMKNLDVTDVPVLITETGWPSNGSRKDEPFATKDDADTYNSNLIKHILDRSGTPLHPEITSSVYIYELFNEDLKPGPVSEGNWGLFYGNGTPVYLLHLAGSGGLLADDTTSRTYCVAAEGADGKALQAALDWACGPGRANCSEIQPGESCYEPNNVRSHASYAFDSYYQEEGKVAGSCYFQGVAMVTTTDPGHGDCIFPGSKQESNITKAGANATQASKAEGCTRFRPRNRRDQGLHILSMITSMMVVVT
- the LOC103707196 gene encoding tyrosyl-DNA phosphodiesterase 2-like, whose amino-acid sequence is MGNAESSSEFPSREPGESRQSRNKKSDEGEEQQSSAAGTALKVGAAVAAGTALLALGAWSASSSSSSSSSGSGDRRDITMERLDTGGSRCDSGHTHLQGSSRCPAEPSPFSYHLGDGNRNLSSRMIKIMSYNIWFREDAQVHGRMQAIGRLVQQHCPDLIFFQEVTPTIYGIFQSFEWWKDYNCSVPPERATRKYFCMMLSKLPVKKFQCVPFENSTMGRELCLAYIDVGMGNKLIAATTHLESPTPPEMNSAERVAQAKEAINLLNHSSNVVFGGDMNWDEGSDGSFPQFDGWADAWTDLRPGENGWTYDTKSNPMLKGNFPLQKRLDRFVCKLADFRLIDISMIGMEAIPGLLYYKKSKVLPVLPSDHYALLLTMRLV